The Streptomyces sp. A2-16 sequence GTTCGGCGACCTCGTGACCATGGAGTGGTGGAACGACCTGTGGCTGAACGAGTCGTTCGCCACCTACACCTCCATCGCCTGCCAGGCCTACGCCCCGGACAGCCGGTGGCCGCACTCCTGGACCACGTTCGCCAACTCCATGAAGACGTGGGCGTACCGGCAGGACCAGCTGCCGTCCACGCACCCGATCATGGCCGAGATCCGCGACCTGGACGACGTGCTGGTCAACTTCGACGGCATCACGTACGCCAAGGGCGCCTCCGTGCTCAAGCAGCTCGTCGCCTACGTCGGCATGGACGAGTTCTTCGGTGGTGTGCAGGCGTACTTCAAGCGCCACGCGTTCGGCAACACCCGCCTGTCCGACCTGCTGGGCGCGCTGGAGGAGACCTCCGGCCGCGACCTCGGCACCTGGTCCCAGAAGTGGCTGCAGACGGCCGGCATCAACGTCCTGCGCCCGGAGATCGAGACGGACGCGGAGGGCGTGATCACCTCCTTCGCCATCCGCCAGGAGGCGCCCGCGCTGCCCGCCGGCGCCAAGGGCGAGCCGACCCTGCGGCCGCACCGCATCGCGGTCGGCCTGTACGAACTCGACGACGAGAGCGGCAAGCTGGTCCGCGACGAGCGCGTCGAACTGGACGTCGACGGCGAGCTGACGGCCGTGCCGCAGCTGGTCGGCAAGCGCCGTCCGGCGGTCGTGCTCCTCAACGACGACGACCTCTCCTACGCCAAGGTCCGCCTCGACGAGCAGTCGCTGGCCTTCGTCACCGAGCACCTCGGCGACTTCGAGTCGTCGCTGCCGCGCGCGCTGTGCTGGGCGTCGGCGTGGGACATGACGCGTGACGCCGAACTGGCCACCCGCGACTACCTGTCCCTGGTGCTGTCGGGCATCGGCAAGGAGTCCGACATCGGTGTCGTGCAGTCGCTGCACCGGCAGGTGAAACTGGCGATCGAGCTGTACGCCGCCCCCACCGCGCGCGAGACCCTGCTGACCCGCTGGACCGACGCCACGCTGGCCCATCTGCGCTCCGCCGCGGCGGGCAGCGACCACCAGCTGGCGTGGGCGCGGGCGTTCGCGGCGACCGCCCGGACGCCGGAGCAGCTGGACCTCCTGGAGGGGCTGCTCGACGGGTCCCAGGCCGTCGAGGGACTGGCCGTCGACACGGAGCTGCGCTGGGCGTTCGTGCAGCGGCTGGCCGCCGTGGGCCGCTACGACGAGTCGGAGATCGCCGCCGAGTACGAGCGGGACAGGACGGCGGCGGGTGAACGGCACGCGGCGACCGCCCGTGCCTCGCGGCCCACCGAGGAGGCGAAGGCGGAGGCCTGGGCGCAGGTCGTCGAGTCCGACAAGCTGCCCAACGCCGTCCAGGAGGCCGTGATCGGCGGCTTCGTCCAGACCGACCAGCGTGAGCTGCTCGCGCCGTACACGGACCGGTACTTCGAGGTGGTCAAGGACATCTGGGAGTCCCGCTCGCACGAGATCGCCCAGCAGATCGCGGTCGGTCTCTACCCCTCGCTCCAGGTCTCCCAGGAGACCCTGGACAGGACGGACGCCTGGCTGGCCGCGGCCGAGCCGAACGCCGCCCTGCGTCGGCTCGTCTCCGAGTCCCGCGCGGGCGTGGAGCGGGCGCTGAAGGCCCAGGCGGCGGACGCGGCGGCCGGGGAGTAGGGCGGACGCGGTCGCACGGACCGGGCGGGAGGCGGGTGGCTTCGGTCATCCGCCTCCCGCGCACACCAGCCGGGCGGTGTCGAGCATCGTCCGGACGTGCAGCGCGGTCTGCGTGGCCACCGGGACCCAGCGCAGGTCGTACGTCTTCTCCAGCTCCTGGCTCCACTCGCGCACCAGGTCGTCGAGGATCTCGACGGTCCGGGGCTCGGTGCGGGCCAGTGCGCGGCTCGCCATGGCCGCCACCCTGAGCGGGATGCGGCGGGCGGAGATGCCCCGGGTCGCGAAGTGCCCGTGGAACCCGCCGGGTTCCTCCGCGGCCCAGCACTCCACGATCGACGGCGACACGTCGAGGAGCTCCCGCGCGGCATCCCGCAGCGGTGCGAGCTCCGCCGGTACGGCCCCGTCGTCGAGCCGTGTCCCGAGGACCGTGGCGAGCTCCTCGATCCGTCCCAGCAGCACCTCGCCGAGCCGCGCGGCCTCGCGGTCCGGGTCGGTGACGGGTCGGGCGTCGCTCACCGAGGGCACGGCCCAGGCGGGCGTCTCGATCAGGGTGGTCAGGGTTCCGTGGCGGCGCGGATGGAACCAGGTGCTCTCGGCGACGAACCCGCTCGGGTCTCGTTCCCCCTCGCCGTGGCCGTCGGGCAGCACCAGGACGCCGGGCGCGTCGAGGCGCCAGTCGGGGCCGTCGACGGGGTGCCGGTCGACGGGGACGCGCAGCTGCGCCGCCGTGCGGCGGAAGGCCTCGGCGGCGCCGGGCACCTCCCGCGTCATCATCACGAAGGCACCGCCGAACTCGATGCCGTGCAGGGTGAACTGGGCGGCCGGGCGCAGTTCGTCGAGGAGCCGGACGAGCGCGGTGGACTCGGGCAGCGGCTTCCCCGGGGGCACGGGCAGGGACTCCGGCTGACGGGCGAACGCGGGCCGGTAGAAGTACCGGTGACATTCGGTCAGGGACGGCTCCGGCTCCTCCGGCTGCCAGCCGTGCGCGAGGTGTGCTCCGTCGGGGTCGAGGCAGAGCAGGAAGTGCCAGGTGCAGCCGAGGGGTTCGAGGACGCCGGGCCGGCGGGCGAAGAGTGCGGCGAGCCGCAGCGCCGAGGCCCCGCCCACCGGTTCGTTGGCGTGGGCGCCGGCGACGGAGAGGACGTGGCGGTCGCCGTGTCCGGCGGACAGCAGCCACAGCGGGCGCCCCGCCCGGCTCTCCCCGACCCGGCTCAGCCGCAGCAGACCGGGGGCGGCGCGGGCCAGCGTGCGGGCCCTTCGCTCCAGTTCGTCGACTGCCGGATAGAGCGAAGTCCGCACGCCGGTCCTCCGAACGCTGGTGGTCCGATCAAGCACCCTGGGAATTACTGTCCCCAGTGGTCTCCTTCTTGTCCAGCGGGCGAATCACGATCTTGACGGTCATGTGAGCTCCTCTCAGCTGCCGCCGTTGCCACCGCTGTCCCCCGTGGTCTCCTTCTTGTCCAAGGGGCGGATCACGATCTTCGTCGGCATCTCAACTCCTCGTTTCAGTACGGGATTTGACCTTTTCGAAGCGATCGCTGACCGCTCTTGTCAAGGCTGTGCCGAGGGGGTCAGAGTGTCAAGGAGGTGTGCGTGTGACGGGCAGGGGGGCCTGATGACGGAGGCGGCTGCGGTGACGGTCGAGGCGTTCGGGCGGCCCCGGATCAAGCCCGAGCACCGCGCCTACCGCACGGTCGACGGCAACGTCCGCGTCGGCAGCGTGATCCACGGCATCGGAGCGGAGATCGCGGATCCGCAGGGCTGGGTGTGGACGCTGGTCGAGGCGATGGACGGGACGCGGGGGCCGTCCCAGGTGGTCGAGGAGGTGCTGCGCACGCACCCGGACCTGACCGGCGAGGACGCCCGCGAGGCGATGGCGGACCTGCTGGCCGCCGGTTTCGTGGACGACGCTGCGGCGACCGCCCCCTTGCCGCCCCGCGAGGAGGACCGCTACAGCCGCGGCGTCCCCCTGCTGCGCTGGATGGACCTCGCCCCGCGCACCAGCCCCTGGGACGCCCAGCTCCGCCTGCGCGAGGCCCGCGTCCTGCTGATCGGCGTCGGCGGCACGGGCGGCCACGCGGCCCAGGCCCTGGTCGCCTCCGGAGTGGGCCACCTGCACTGCGTGGACCCGGACGTGGTCGAGCTCTCCAACCTCAACCGCCAGCCCCTGTACCGCGAACCCGACCTCGGCCACCCGAAGGCGGACACGGCGGTGACGACCCTGCGGTCACTGAACTCGGACGTGAGGGTGACCGGGGAGCGGCGGGAGGTGCGGGGGCCGGAGGATCTGACGGAGCTGGTGGCCGGCGCAGGGAAGCCGGTGGCCGGCGCAGGGGAGCCGGTGGCCGGCGCAGGGGAGCCGGTGCGCACACCGTGCGCGGCGGGACGGGTTGAGGACCCCGCGGGGCGGACGAAGGGCCCGGGCGGGCGGACGGGCTCGGCGCCTGTCGGCAGCGCCCCTTCGGACCGGCGCGGACCGGTGGGATCCCTCGGCGGCCCCGGGCGCGCGGCCTCCTCGTCCCCGCACGCGCCCGCTCCCCCGCCGTCCCCTTCCTCCCCCTACGACCTCCTCGTCCTCGCCGCCGATCGGCCCGAGGCGATCCGGCGGTGGGTCAATCGGGTCTGTCTGGCGGCCGGTCTGCCGTGGGTGGACGCGGGATACAGGGGGCCGCTCGTGACCGCCGGTGTGTACGTGCCCGGGCGGGGGGCCTGCTGGGAGTGTCTGCGGGACGGGGAGATGGCCCGGCGGGATCTGCGGCTCGGGCCGGGACAGGACCCGGAGGTCGCCTCGCCGCGGATGCCGTGGAACCCGGCGAGTGCCGTCACCGCCGGGCTCTCGGGAGCACTGCTCGCGCATGCCGCCCTCGCCCTGCTGACCGGGGCCCCCGCGATGGAGCCGGGGTTCCGCTTCGGCGTGAACCTCATGCTCCCCGGCGACCCCGTCCACCAGCGCACGCCCCGTCGGCCGGACTGCCCGGCGTGCGGGGAGCGCGGGTGAACCGGGTACGCCTGCACCCGCTGGACTCCCGCCCCGACGGCGACGAGTGGATCGTGGGCCGCAGGGCGACCGGCCGCTTCGTCGCCCTGCCCGAGGTGGGCAAGCAGGCCCTCGATCTGCTCGGCCAGGGCCTGACCCCGGCCGAGGTCGGCGAACGGCTCCGGGCCCGGACCGGCGACGACATCGACGTGGCGGACTTCGTGGAAGCGCTGCTCGGACTCGGGTTCGTGGCCGAGGTCGACGGCCGGGAGATCGACCAGGAACCCCCGCCGACACCGACGCTGGCGTGGATACGGCCCCGCCATGTGCGCCTGCTGCTCAGCCCCGCCGTTCCCGTGGCCCTCGCCCTGCTCATCGCGGTCACGCTGCTCAGCCGCCCGCCCGTGCCGCTCGACCACCGGACCCTGCTGTGGAGTCCGCACGGCAGCGCGGTCGTCGCCCTCGGCGCGGGTGTCGGCTGGAGCCTGCTGCTGCTCCACGAGTGCGCCCATCTGCTGACCGCCCGCGCGACCGGGGTGGCGGGGCGGATACGGCTCGGCACGCGGCTGCAGTTCCTGGTGATGCAGACGGACATCAGCGGCATCGAACTCGCCCCGCGTCGCCACCGGTTGACCGCCTACCTCGCCGGTATCGCGACCAACCTGACGGCCGCGTCCCTCGCCGCCCTCGCCGCGGGTGCCACGACCGGCACGCCCCGCCGCGTCCTGGCCGCCGTGACCCTGCTCGCCCTGCTTCCCCTCCCCTTCCAGTTCCTGGTCTTCATGCGCACGGACCTGTACTTCGTCCTCCAGGACCTCACGCGCTGCCGCGACCTGTTCGGGGACGGGGTGGCGTACACGAGGTACCGGGCCCGGCGGCTGCTGCGGCGCCGGGGCCGCCGTACGGGCGAGCCGGACCCCAGTCGCCACCTGCCCGCGCACGAACGGCGGGCGGTCCGCGTGTACAGCGTGGTGCTGGTCGTCGGCACCACGCTGTGTCTCGCGTTCTTCGCCGCCGTCACCCTGCCCGCGGACGCCGTGCTCCTCGCCCGCGCGGCGGCCGAGTCGGTCACCGGGGACTCGGCCTGGGACCGGCTCGACGGGATCGCCGTGGTCGTCGTGCTCGGCGCACTGCACGCCCTGTGGCTGCGCACCTGGTGGCGGGGGCGCCGGCTCAGACGGACACCATCCCGCCCGTCGCGTTGACGAACGTCCCGGTGATGCCGCCCGCGTGGTCGCCGGCGAGGAACACCGCGGTGGCGGCGACCTCCGCGAGGGTCGGGTTGCGGCG is a genomic window containing:
- the pepN gene encoding aminopeptidase N, with translation MPGTNLTREEAQQRAKLLSVESYEIDLDLSGAQEGGTYRSVTTVRFDVAENGAESFIDLVAPTVHEVTLNGDPLDPAEVFEDSRIALPGLLEGRNILRVVADAAYTNTGEGLHRFVDPVDQQAYLYTQFEVPDARRVFASFEQPDLKATFQFTVKAPTGWTVISNSPTPEPKDDVWVFEPTPRISSYITALIVGPYHSVHSVYEKDGQSVPLGIYCRPSLAEHLDSDAIFEVTRQGFEWFQEKFDYAYPFKKYDQLFVPEFNAGAMENAGAVTIRDQYVFRSKVTDAAYEMRAETILHELAHMWFGDLVTMEWWNDLWLNESFATYTSIACQAYAPDSRWPHSWTTFANSMKTWAYRQDQLPSTHPIMAEIRDLDDVLVNFDGITYAKGASVLKQLVAYVGMDEFFGGVQAYFKRHAFGNTRLSDLLGALEETSGRDLGTWSQKWLQTAGINVLRPEIETDAEGVITSFAIRQEAPALPAGAKGEPTLRPHRIAVGLYELDDESGKLVRDERVELDVDGELTAVPQLVGKRRPAVVLLNDDDLSYAKVRLDEQSLAFVTEHLGDFESSLPRALCWASAWDMTRDAELATRDYLSLVLSGIGKESDIGVVQSLHRQVKLAIELYAAPTARETLLTRWTDATLAHLRSAAAGSDHQLAWARAFAATARTPEQLDLLEGLLDGSQAVEGLAVDTELRWAFVQRLAAVGRYDESEIAAEYERDRTAAGERHAATARASRPTEEAKAEAWAQVVESDKLPNAVQEAVIGGFVQTDQRELLAPYTDRYFEVVKDIWESRSHEIAQQIAVGLYPSLQVSQETLDRTDAWLAAAEPNAALRRLVSESRAGVERALKAQAADAAAGE
- a CDS encoding M14 family zinc carboxypeptidase is translated as MRTSLYPAVDELERRARTLARAAPGLLRLSRVGESRAGRPLWLLSAGHGDRHVLSVAGAHANEPVGGASALRLAALFARRPGVLEPLGCTWHFLLCLDPDGAHLAHGWQPEEPEPSLTECHRYFYRPAFARQPESLPVPPGKPLPESTALVRLLDELRPAAQFTLHGIEFGGAFVMMTREVPGAAEAFRRTAAQLRVPVDRHPVDGPDWRLDAPGVLVLPDGHGEGERDPSGFVAESTWFHPRRHGTLTTLIETPAWAVPSVSDARPVTDPDREAARLGEVLLGRIEELATVLGTRLDDGAVPAELAPLRDAARELLDVSPSIVECWAAEEPGGFHGHFATRGISARRIPLRVAAMASRALARTEPRTVEILDDLVREWSQELEKTYDLRWVPVATQTALHVRTMLDTARLVCAGGG
- a CDS encoding ThiF family adenylyltransferase, giving the protein MTEAAAVTVEAFGRPRIKPEHRAYRTVDGNVRVGSVIHGIGAEIADPQGWVWTLVEAMDGTRGPSQVVEEVLRTHPDLTGEDAREAMADLLAAGFVDDAAATAPLPPREEDRYSRGVPLLRWMDLAPRTSPWDAQLRLREARVLLIGVGGTGGHAAQALVASGVGHLHCVDPDVVELSNLNRQPLYREPDLGHPKADTAVTTLRSLNSDVRVTGERREVRGPEDLTELVAGAGKPVAGAGEPVAGAGEPVRTPCAAGRVEDPAGRTKGPGGRTGSAPVGSAPSDRRGPVGSLGGPGRAASSSPHAPAPPPSPSSPYDLLVLAADRPEAIRRWVNRVCLAAGLPWVDAGYRGPLVTAGVYVPGRGACWECLRDGEMARRDLRLGPGQDPEVASPRMPWNPASAVTAGLSGALLAHAALALLTGAPAMEPGFRFGVNLMLPGDPVHQRTPRRPDCPACGERG